From a region of the Vidua macroura isolate BioBank_ID:100142 chromosome 3, ASM2450914v1, whole genome shotgun sequence genome:
- the SPRTN gene encoding DNA-dependent metalloprotease SPRTN, with the protein MEDEDFLLALRLQREWEEQDKAAAAAAAPAAKRPDVSPYRSSLCPLSVVDEAWELLDPSPDVHGLFVHFNQTLFWGKLEAVTVSWSPRMTSSAGICSYHERSGLCSIRLSEPLLKLRPRKDLVETLLHEMIHALLFVTHNYKDRESHGPEFCKHMRRINLLTGANVTIYHDFYDEINLYRQHWWRCNGPCQNRAPYFGYVKRSMNRAPSAHDFWWDEHQRTCGGTFTKVKEPEKFSEKSKQEIQTAKPSHFKSTNKGKTQMHGNSKDLTPFSGTGYQLGGGDDVLLEKNTNASSSTANSEAHGSLHHSAVRTPPIPKNEIKLEKLPHGSIFPLHTNGASEKSSLALKREFPKLSAAHIEDDENNCGLPARMAHVAEETSSQGSPVGKRAMPSSNWSPKRICLEQTTRAQGASEKKNLECVNTLQQWPKKEDKTAFEKYFNKKGGTDVTTTTKNRVEFTQSSASPSNPVRQERRVTCPVCETDVLESKINEHLDFCLS; encoded by the exons ATGGAGGACGAGGATTTCTTGTTGGCCCTCAGGCTGCAGAGGGAATGGGAAGAGCAggacaaggcagcagcagcagcggcggcacCAGCAGCAAAGCGCCCTGATGTCTCTCCGTACCGCTCGTCCCTCTGCCCACTGTCGGTGGTGGACGAGGCGTGGGAGCTCCTGGACCCCAGCCCCGACGTGCATGGCCTGTTCGTGCACTTCAACCAGACGCTCTTCTGGGGCAAACTGGAGGCTGTCACGGTGTCCTGGAGCCCCCGCATGACCAG ctctGCGGGTATCTGTTCATATCACGAAAGAAGTGGGTTGTGTTCCATTCGTCTCAGTGAGCCACTTCTAAAGTTACGGCCAAGGAAGGATCTTGTGGAG ACACTGTTGCATGAAATGATCCATGCCCTGCTCTTTGTTACTCATAACTACAAAGATCGTGAGTCTCATGGACCTGAGTTCTGCAAGCACATGCGTCGCATTAATCTCTTGACTGGAGCCAATGTCACA ATCTATCACGATTTTTATGATGAGATTAATTTGTACCGCCAGCACTGGTGGCGATGCAATGGCCCCTGCCAAAACAGAGCACCTTACTTTGGATATGTGAAGCGCTCAATGAACAGAGCACCCTCTGCACATGACTTCTGGTGGGATGAACATCAAAGGACGTGTGGGGGCACGTTCACAAAAGTGAAAGAGCCAGAGAAATTCTCAGAGAAGTCTAAGCAGGAAATTCAGACAGCAAAACCTTCACATTTCAAGTCAACTAACAAAg GCAAGACACAGATGCATGGTAATAGCAAAGATCTGACTCCTTTTAGTGGAACAGGATATCAGCTTGGAGGAGGAGACGATGTACTTTTAGAGAAAAACACAAACGCCAGCAGCTCCACTGCAAACAGTGAAGCACATGGCTCACTGCATCATTCAGCAGTAAGGACACCACCAATCCCTAAAAATGagataaaactggaaaaactgCCCCATGGCAGCATCTTTCCACTTCATACCAATGGTGCCAGTGAGAAGAGCAGCTTAGCTTTAAAGCGTGAGTTTCCAAAACTATCTGCTGCTCACATAGAAGATGATGAGAACAATTGTGGATTGCCTGCTAGGATGGCTCATGTTGCTGAAGAAACATCAAGCCAAGGCTCACCAGTTGGCAAGAGGGCTATGCCATCTTCTAACTGGTCACCAAAACGAATTTGTTTGGAGCAGACTACAAGAGCTCAGGGTgcatctgagaaaaaaaacttaGAATGTGTTAATACACTGCAGCAATGGccaaaaaaggaagacaaaactgCCTTTGAAAAGTATTTCAACAAAAAGGGGGGTACTGATGTCACTACAACTACAAAAAACAGAGTTGAATTTACACAGTCCTCTGCAAGTCCTAGCAATCCTGTGAGGCAGGAGAGAAGAGTCACTTGTCCTGTCTGTGAGACTGATGTTTTGGAATCTAAAATAAATGAACATcttgatttttgtctttcataG